TTGTTCGTTATCTGcaaatataaacaaaattttatgtaATATATGTACAATAAGGCAAAAATATTGCAGTTTCACTACTTACCAAACGTTTACAAATCCTCGAACTTAGCAATTGACTACACATTTTGAAATCATTTTTCGATAACACAACGTTAAATCTAAGTTTCTCCCAAATAACCTAATTTAACGTAAACTAATTTTATCACTAATTTTGACTCTCGAATCATCATAAACGTTAGTTACGTTTGTTTTGTAAAGTATACAGTGGTTTAAGTGTCTAGAACAGAGctaggcaaattttattcacgaataacaaataaaaatgttagattTAGTCGTAAGCTAACTTCTGCCCGTAAATTCGTTCATCTGAATGCCGTTTTAAGGAAATTGggaatgaattctaatttacaaacgaaacgtaaacagaaattagttttcgaaaaaaactaaacaaatttttattcgtttattatgaataaaatttgcccaactccgtATTTGGCTGCTATTGTGTCTTCGAAGCAATACATTTTAGTGTAATAAAATCGAAATAGTCCGATGTGCGATACGAAACCATTGTGAAAAAAAAGGACACCAGGATCTCAGTGTTGCAACGTTAAACACAGATGCCAATAATTTTAAGAAGTATACTTAGGTGTAGGTACTTATTAAATGTATGTACTTATATCGTTCATAGCATTTCCCGAAGGTTGTTGTACTTTATGTCGCTAACGATAACGATGTATTCTGTTTAATAAATATACACACAACTTTCAGAAATAAACAACTTCTAGACAATGATTGTACACATAATTATTGTAAATTTGCTCTTTTATAAGAGACATgcttttaaataatataaaaagtaataataaaaagaaaaaataaagaaaccaaTTTTAAATAGATTCGGCCAACAGGTTGTTAATTTCTTAAATTCGTTTACAAGCATCAGAACATTCGCGATTGAAACGATCATGCatttctgtaattttatttatcaaattaatcattttttactaCCAAATGTATTCTTGTAAACTAAGAATATCTTTATTCTCGGTATTTCTTCATTCGTTATTGTATTTCATAGAAAACAGTGTTGTTTGTAAAAGTTGTGTGATTTCGTTGTGAACATAACAAAGCAATGATAgttcaaatattaaatatttttatagcaGAATTCTATTGTCACAGTAGACTATTACATATTGAAAATAAAGATATTGTGATACGACTATTCCAAAGTTTATAGTTTCCTAAATATTCTGATTTTAAAGCAGCATTGAAATATTGTTTATTGTTCATTTGAGTACTTCTAACATGATTAAATGTATGATTGAACAATTTAGAAAAGTCCCTTGAAAAAGTGGCTGAAACATAATGAGATAAATGGAAggggtgaaacattcaatttaacatttgatatttagaaaaattgtttaaattagaAGACTGGTATTTCCGAGTATTTACTTTTTCGACATTATGAACATTGTAAATTAAAAACAGGAAAAGATGAGGTTATGAGATACATATAAAAGAAAATTGCTACTATGAGGACACCTAGTAAAAGAAGACTGTTCAAGCAGATCAGAATTTTACTACTAAAAcgattgttcttttttttttattatgccaACCTTTTCAAAAGTTTTTCAATATCGTAAAAACATAGCAGAGATCGTTTCTAAATTGTTCAACTGCATTTACTTATGTCCATAAGACATAGTAATCCAGAGATTGAAATTCTAATACTTTATTagttaaatatttcgaaaattctTATTTTCAGAATAGATGTACCTTTATTCCCAAAATTAGATCAAATTCTGACTTTTATTTGATTCTCAAATTCGAAGTCGATCTTTGAGTCTCGTTTACTCGCAACGAAACTATTGCTACTGTATTATTATCCCgccaaaattataaaatgttCCTGCGATGATTTCTAGTGTTTAAAATAAGGAAAATATTATGTTGGAGTGTTTCTAGTAGTACTActtgtataataattttatgaaaTTGTATATATCGAAATtacgtattttttaaatattcattgATTATGTCGTGTATATTTGATTGtatttgattgaaatttaggAAGAGTTGTAAGGCAGTCAGTTTCTTTATTAATCTACAATTTTTACTGTGATATCCTGGGGAATTATTACTATCCGCATACATGAACGATATTTTCTTATCTTAttctgacaatgtagaataaatGTACTGATCAATCAAAGTAGTTGTAACAACtgaaaaaatattgatttttctttttcacACCATTTATAAGTTTAATTAGAAAAGCAGAAAGTTTATCAAGACAAAAACGAAGAGTGAGTTCTATCATAATACTATCATATCTAAAAATAACTTGTTAAATAACAACCGATCGATCAAATAAATATAAGAGATAACCCTTGGTAAGGATTGTTTTCAAGAGGCATTTAATATTTCACAATTAAATGTAGTAGAAATAGATGACAACAATCTGTGATTCAATAGAAGAAAATCTTATCTATAAAAATATATGTGTACACATACGATACATTTACATATTTCAGAagcaaaatatatatattatctTTGTCACGTTTAAGAGATCTATTCGTATCGGCCATTAATTTACACCTTTTCACGATAAAACAAGATTCGAAAATTACAGTAACTACTAGTTTAAATAGTTCTCTAAGCGTttgctttgtttttttttttcaatatttcgatGATCTCTATTTTTCACAAGATATGGTTAAATATTTGTTAAGACGAAGAACTATTATTAATTCCTTAAATGTTAAAATCAGATCTTTGATGAGATTCGACTTGCAATAATTATTCCTATTTTTTGGATAAAATTAATACATTTTAAGTAAAAGATTTTGATATTTTCACATAGGGATCCACGATGATTTACGAATCGAACTAGAATAAACTATCATTCGTACTGATTAACTATAAGAGTAGGAGGAATATACTTACTTTTATTATTACAATTTATCATGAAAATATCATTTTCAAATATAACACGATTATATTCATCGTTAAAATATGTTCGTATTAACACACTgtaaacatatacatatatcctTTCTACAAGCTTTTTCCAAACGTTTGGTTCCTATGGTATGTCATGTAAACTAAAAACTACTTAAATGGTACATTTTGTTTATAAACTTCATTCGGATAAGAAATCGTGTAAGAAGTTGAACACTGTATACGGATTGCACAAGACCTAAAATTTGTCTCGGTACGCAAGGAACTTCTGTAGAACGGACTTCCGATAATACGaacataaaaaaaattcttttacttTTGTACTTGACAAAAATTTTATCCACTTTGCCAGCGGTCATCAGTTTCTGACGGCTTCGCGACTTTATTCAGAAGCATACAGGTATGTCGAAGAGTCAGAAAATATGAGATTCGCGTTTAGCCTCTGTACGCTAACAAGGGATAGGCCAGAAAAAATATGTAGACCCTGTTAATCTATCATCAACTCCAAATGGACTGCGCCCATTTCGTCGTGGCGGCTGTGTTTTATGTTTTTCGCCCACGCCTTGCACTCTACGTTTATTAAAATTCCAGCTGTAACAAATATTTGATTTTGGTTAAGCGAGTCGACGTTTCCATTTGCATTCTTGATGACTGGAAGCATTGCACAGAGCAATTCCAGGAACAGAGCTGGTCGAAGACGCGAACAAATCATCGCAAACATTTTACTTTCGTCCATaacataattttactataccaaaGGTTAAGTATTCGTTTCTGCTACTTACTGCGAGGACGTACGAAATGAATGGCGACCAGGGGGCTAAGATATCCCTCCGAGTTTTGGAAAGGATAGAAATAACCAGGGAAACCCCTCCGCGGTATATAATGAATTGGTCCTATATTTTCTTGATCGGCAGGATTCTCTCCTTCGCAAGACACCCACACTGTATTAAGATGCAAAGAATTATTTGCCTTTACAACGGCAATATGCTCCTTGAGATCGagaggcattttttctggtaacGATTCTGTATCGTTGTAGAACTCTGGTTTCCAGCCGTATATCTACAAAGAAATTATTTCTCCATTAATTGTTGAATAAAGTGATTTTTAACGCGCTCACCGCCCAGCACAAATCATGTGCATATGGAAACAATAAAAAAGCTTCACATAAATATGTTCTATTTGGTCTAGTTTTCAAGTTACAATGAGATTCTTTATATTCACGAGGGATGTTCAAAACGACATCTAAACACACATCTAGAGCATTTTACCACTAATTGTCTTACGCTTTTTAAGTCCATTGGAGGTATTTCTTGATTAGAAAAATTTCCCATTTTTACACACGACGtatttgaataatttataaCCTAGTATTCTAATGACTCATGCGCGAGATACTAAAAGATAGTGTTTATAGAATTAAATAGAAGGTCCAACGTAAGGTATTAAGGtctgctcgtgaataattgggtAGTAATAGTTAAACTACTTTTGTCATTCGAACGAATTATTTCGATATAAAACTGACTAGaacttttttattgttttcatgCACAGAATCCATTGATGGAGCAATTATATTAGATCATCCCTTAAGTTCGTGCtgtttttttttacaatgatttgaaattttctatttcatcgaaaaatttctcatcttctcgaatttttttctcgaaagtgcgtaggatttcgaggttatgtctattcaccaaaaatgattgtaattgacccccgcaaccaaagataattttttcagaatgatttgaaattttttaataactttttaacggagtctcagtcaagaaattgatattcttgattttcgtcttattttagcctctagaatctcccattaaaatttttcccaggggtggctgaacaccctgtatactgtaaTTAATCAGAAAAACTATGAGAATTAATGTGTTAAACGTCCAGGAATATTGAATTAGAAACAAAGTGATATTTCATAGTGACGACCCCAGACCATATGTGGTAAGAAATGTAAAGAAAAAGATTATGTAAATCAGTTAGTTGGTTGGGAAATTTTATCACACCTAGCTTATTCTACAGGTGTTGCCTCATCCAATTATCACCTATTTCGTCTATTGTAACACTTTTTAGCGGGTAAAAAATTTGAGAGTGTCGAACAACACTTGAATGGAAAGTCAAGGAAGTTTTATGAAAGtatcgtttttaattttaatacaaaattcgGCACGAAGTTAAGGAATATCTCAGTACATGCATAGAACGTTTCTTGTTTGTTACTAACAATAAGTAAATGTACCTTGTTAAGCTTGAGAAAAATGCATGGAGCATTTCTGTGATAATTATATTTGTTCTCCTTCGTACAAGGTTGCCAGTTCTTAACATCGACGTCGCAGACCTTACCAGGGGGTGGAGGTTGATTGTAGTCGCATTTATTAAGGTTCGCACCAACGCCAGGAACAGAACCTGGCGTTATATAATCTGAAAAATTAATCGTTTGCACACCATACGAATTACAAGTGTCgatcatttaatttattttattaataatagctTCGAAATTTTTACATCAACAACTTAAAGTTGTTCCGAAAGCTGAGCGTAATTCTTTCGAAATTTTAATTATCGAACAGTCGTTACCTTTAAGAAAGGCCTGTAGCGAATCAATCCAGTATTTGAAGTTCTCGCTGTCTGTTCCCCTATACCAAATCAATGTGCTTTCCACATTTTCCAATGGTGGTCTAGGCCTGAATCCCAAACCTGCAAGGACGATATTGGGTCAGGGAAACTATCAGACATCTGTACATGATTATTTCACCAGTGTGTTTTTACCAGGACTTGTTCCAATTATCGAACGTTCCAACTGCCACCTCGGTATCCTTGGATCCAACGTTTGG
This genomic window from Colletes latitarsis isolate SP2378_abdomen chromosome 8, iyColLati1, whole genome shotgun sequence contains:
- the LOC143344252 gene encoding sodium/potassium-transporting ATPase subunit beta-2 translates to MVSKDPKIIAQEANPYLKPPSMSTRQSLKTFIYNRETGAFMGRTASSWGKIGLFYLIFYGVLAALVAICFWGFFQTLDPRIPRWQLERSIIGTSPGLGFRPRPPLENVESTLIWYRGTDSENFKYWIDSLQAFLKDYITPGSVPGVGANLNKCDYNQPPPPGKVCDVDVKNWQPCTKENKYNYHRNAPCIFLKLNKIYGWKPEFYNDTESLPEKMPLDLKEHIAVVKANNSLHLNTVWVSCEGENPADQENIGPIHYIPRRGFPGYFYPFQNSEGYLSPLVAIHFVRPRTGILINVECKAWAKNIKHSRHDEMGAVHLELMID